The genomic stretch AAGCTCGCGGGCGGCGTCGCCGTCATCAAGGTCGGGGCGGCCACCGAGACCGAGATGAAGGAGAAGAAGGCGCGCGTCGAGGACGCGCTCAACGCCACACGGGCGGCCGTCGAGGAAGGGATCGTGGCCGGCGGCGGCGTGGCGCTGCTGCGCGCGTCGGAGGCCCTCGACGGCCTCAAGCTCCCGGGCGACGAGGGCACGGGCGTCAGCATCGTGCGGCGGGCCCTCGAGGAACCGATCCGGCAGCTCGTGGAGAACGCCGGGCTCGAGGGCTCCGTGGTCGTCGAGAAGGTCAGGGCCGCGCTCCCGATCACGCGCGGCTTCGACGCCGAAACCAACGAGTATGTCGACATGATGCGGGCGGGAATCATCGACCCGACCAAGGTTGAGCGGGTTGCCCTGCAGAACGCAGCCTCGAT from Candidatus Rokuibacteriota bacterium encodes the following:
- the groEL gene encoding chaperonin GroEL (60 kDa chaperone family; promotes refolding of misfolded polypeptides especially under stressful conditions; forms two stacked rings of heptamers to form a barrel-shaped 14mer; ends can be capped by GroES; misfolded proteins enter the barrel where they are refolded when GroES binds; many bacteria have multiple copies of the groEL gene which are active under different environmental conditions; the B.japonicum protein in this cluster is expressed constitutively; in Rhodobacter, Corynebacterium and Rhizobium this protein is essential for growth), whose amino-acid sequence is KLAGGVAVIKVGAATETEMKEKKARVEDALNATRAAVEEGIVAGGGVALLRASEALDGLKLPGDEGTGVSIVRRALEEPIRQLVENAGLEGSVVVEKVRAALPITRGFDAETNEYVDMMRAGIIDPTKVERVALQNAASIASLLLTTEALITDIPEAQKDAPSMPHGGEF